A single window of Oceanococcus atlanticus DNA harbors:
- the grxD gene encoding Grx4 family monothiol glutaredoxin, with protein MDAMDRIRKAIQDNPVIIFMKGTPDFPQCGFSARASQALGQCGAPFAYVNIYEDQDIYKALPQYANWPTFPQLYINGELIGGCDITLDLHNSGELKAMVQEAAGAASDAAGN; from the coding sequence ATGGACGCAATGGACCGAATCCGCAAGGCGATTCAGGATAATCCCGTCATTATCTTCATGAAAGGTACGCCGGATTTTCCGCAATGCGGATTCTCAGCTCGCGCATCCCAAGCGTTGGGCCAATGTGGGGCGCCTTTCGCCTACGTGAATATCTACGAAGATCAGGATATCTACAAGGCGTTGCCGCAGTACGCCAACTGGCCGACGTTTCCGCAGCTGTACATCAATGGTGAGTTGATTGGCGGTTGCGACATCACCTTGGACCTGCACAACTCCGGCGAGCTCAAAGCCATGGTGCAGGAAGCCGCGGGCGCGGCAAGCGACGCCGCCGGCAACTGA
- a CDS encoding superoxide dismutase gives MAFTLPELPYARDALEPHMSKETLDFHYGKHHQTYVDKANGLVAGTPDENKSLEELIKSSSGGLFNNVAQIWNHTFFWNCLTPGGSTPNETVTSAIASAFGSMDAFKEQFTNSAINNFGSGWTWLVKNADGGLEIVNTSNAGNPMTDGKTPLMTVDVWEHAYYIDHRNARPKFLESFWALANWDFVAQNLG, from the coding sequence ATGGCTTTCACGCTTCCTGAACTTCCTTACGCACGCGACGCCTTGGAGCCGCACATGTCCAAGGAAACGCTGGATTTCCACTACGGAAAGCACCACCAGACCTACGTGGACAAAGCCAACGGCCTGGTTGCCGGCACCCCGGACGAAAACAAGTCGCTGGAAGAACTGATCAAGTCCAGCTCAGGCGGCCTGTTCAACAACGTGGCGCAGATCTGGAACCATACCTTTTTCTGGAACTGCCTGACCCCGGGCGGCAGCACGCCGAATGAAACCGTAACCTCGGCCATCGCCAGCGCCTTTGGCTCAATGGACGCGTTCAAGGAGCAGTTCACCAACTCCGCCATCAACAACTTCGGCTCCGGCTGGACCTGGCTGGTCAAGAATGCCGACGGTGGCCTGGAGATCGTGAACACCTCCAACGCCGGCAACCCGATGACCGACGGCAAGACCCCGCTGATGACCGTTGATGTGTGGGAGCACGCCTACTACATCGATCATCGCAATGCGCGTCCCAAGTTCCTGGAATCCTTCTGGGCTCTGGCCAACTGGGATTTTGTAGCGCAGAATCTGGGCTAA